The genome window TAACTATTTTCAAGAGTTCTCTCAGGTGTTTGTCTTGGTAGCAAATAAGGATAAAAGTTCTATATACTTTGGTGGGGTGAGTGAAGGGACAAAAAAGGCTATTATGGAAATACTTGGTTTCACCAAAGGAGAGATGTCATTCAGATATCTAGGAGTTCCAGTCAGTACCAAAAGACTGTTAGTCAGCCAATGCCAATCTTTACTTGAAAAAATGTTGGGAAGGATCACAAGTTGGACAACAAAATTTCTCTCATATGCAGGAAGGGTTCAATTGCTCAAGAATGTCCTATTCTCTATCCAGATTTACTGGTCATAAATATATGTACTACCTACTAAAGTGATAAAGCTAATTGAAGCCACATGTAGAAGGTTTCTTTGGACTGTAGGTGTGGAGCTAACAAAGAAAGCTCTACTTGCTTGGGATAAAGTTTTCTATTTTACTAGTGTTGGTGGCCTGAATATCCTTGATATTGCTGTATGGAACAGATCAGCTATTAACAAGTTACTCTGGAATATATGTTGTAAAAAGGATAAACTCTTGGTGAAATGGGTCCACAGTTACTACATCAAAGGGGGACAAGTGTGGGGAGTTGTTCCTAAGCAAGCATCTTGGGTGGAGCAAAAAATTATGAAGATTCAAATCTATGTATAGCAAGTTGGGATCAGTGAAGAAGACCTGCAGAGTGTGCCTACTTTCTCAATAAAGAATATGTATGTGCTGATTAAAGATGATTTTCCTAAAGTACATTGGAGAAAATTGGTGTGCAATAATTTTGGAGCTCCAGAGTGGATTTTCATCCTCAGATTAGCAGCTCATGGTAGACTGGCTACAAAAGACAGGTTGATGCAGTGGGGGATTACTGATAATCAAGTGTGTCCGATGTGTACTTCACAGGTTGAAAGTATATCTGACCTATTCTTTAAGTGTGAGATGTCTGCACAAGTGTGGAATTAACTACTTAAGTGGCAAAAGATTGCTAGAACTGCTATATCTTGGCCAGAGGAACTAAATTTGGTAGAAAACTATGCCAAAGGGAGAAGTGCAAGTGCTGAAATTTATAGGATGACGTTGGCCGCAAGCGTCTATCACATCTGGATTGAGAGGAATCACACGGTTTTCCAAGATAAACAAAAAGATCATAAGAGCATTGTCAGGAAAATAATCCAAGAAGTTTTTCATAGAGGATTACAAAGGAGAAGACTTACTACAGAGCTTGGAAAATTGAACTGGTATCCTTCTTAATATAGTCTACCTTGGACTTGTAAGTTAGGAGTGTTAGTCGTAATAGAATCTAGCTTTGCACAATGCAGTTTGTTGGTAAACTAAGCTGCAGTTTTTTGTTCTCTTCTGTACATATTGCTATTTGGtaataaaaattctttatttCCCAATAAAAAGAAAGCAATTTCATGTATTAACAAATCATGCTTTTAGGGagaatccctcaagaagagtaagtcatAATCAACTTACCTCAACCTTTAAGATCCAAAAATACTACAATACTCTAATTGATTAAAATACCCAAATATTACCCACAATTCAATATCTACCATTATATATCCCAACTAAATCAAAACAAATatgaaaagattcataaatatccatttaggcttcaaaattcggcaacaagccttcaaccatcctAAATTATCCAATAGGTTCACCCATTAGCCTATTTAAttccattcttatcatttaatactcatttggagtcattaatgatattatgttaattacccaacatcatTAAGTCACTATTCATTACTTCACCAACAAAACCCTAGGTTGAAGAACACTCATTTtaagaactagtgttgtatcttatCCAAATGGTGATTCTCAATTCAATTTGTTCaccaattaagttatcaagtctatagaaattattataaactcaagacatattcatttatatcaattcatcactattcaaCTTCTTCTTTGtcaaaaatatcattttcaagacTCACCCTTAGGGTTCATATATTATCCcactacaacttcaaataaaactcataaacatgctacccatacttCAATATATCATATATGTAAAGCTCAAGTGAATGGGTTACCTCTTGATAGAAGaatcttattttttttctctttttggtgttcttgaagattcaatacatTTCCTATGGATTTTGATCCATGAATAATGTTAAAACTAACATTAAATGGTGATATGTTGCCACAAATGCATCTTAAACACTTACCTTGAAGTGTGTTGATGAGGGATGTGCTGCTCCTTCTCTCTAGATTCAAGACCCTTGTCCAAAATTCTATCTCTTTCTCTCTCCCCAAAATAGTCACTTTTATAATTTTGATGGCATGCGTATCTACGCTCCCTTCCTCTTTCGATCCCCTTCATATGAATACCTTGTTGAAATCAGCTATGTCAAAGGCAGCATAGCTACGCACAACTCGCGTAGCTACGTGTCTGTTGTGATACCCTTTAGTAAAATGATTATAACCTCTTGTAGGAATTTCCAAATGACGAACAGTTTGAAGTATTGAAACCTAGactcatatatatttaatttgataggtagtaCACCACATAAAGCTTCATATATTGGGAGTTGTGCTCTTTTAAAATtagatcttgtgcaaactcatTTAAAACTTTAGCCCATCATTTAGTTtctaacttgacttagccttaaggctcttcttagaccacaaaccattcttaatgcacctcatacatatattatcatgataaatTGATATCCTTTATATTATTAGTCATGTTCATAcctgaattaatataattagtacccgtcaatcttcttaatggtcttaaaacacttcgaaatttttcggggtgttacattctcccccacttaagaaaattcgtcctcgaatatttttgtcacgacccaaaactaaccccctgtcgtgatggcgcctattgtggaactaggcaagccgactcattttcaaaacaaaatgatattttcatttcaaagataatttcaaggttatttaacataaaaacctccatttaaagagttcaaatcaaagaaaaacagaagtgcggaaaagaaaaaactcgacatcggggtgtcactagtcatgagcatctactataatctgtctaacaatatcaaggctaactcagcctggaaaaatagctaaatactactagaggaagataagagggagaaaagcaggggctgcgatcgccaaacagctaccttgctatctacaagaaaatctgcaaccagaacactcaataaccgctaccgtgtccagccacacctggatctgcacacaaagtgcagggagtaacgtgagtacgccgactcagtaagtaacaacaataaataaagactgagcagtagtgacgagaaatgAAGCATATAACGTTAATattaggaaatctcagtaaaataccacatgctcttaaaaatcaggatttgaatcaaacatctcgtttaaacccagttccaataaaaatcatttttttttccaatagtttttcaaacaaggctcaatgcaaaggtgagcaaaaatgatgaaatcataaacagccactcgggcagacatcacagtcactcgtgccactcgggcatacctcataatcactcttgccactcgggcatacctcacaatcactctttccactcgggcatacctcacaatcactcttgcctcccaatcactcagcactcggcactcgcactcagtaggtacctgcgctcactgagggtgtgtacagacttcggaggggctccttcagcccaagcgctataatctgcacggacaactctcgtGCAATAATAAAAAAGTATGTTACAGGCGGGCAGCCTTGATCCACATTCATCCTcgccaatcaggccctcggcctcactcactcacaagtatgttgcaggcgggcagccccaatccacactcgtcctcacaaatcaagccactcgggcatttcagtaaaacagggcattcggcccaaaacatttatatgcatcaaatagtcataaaactgagttatacagtaaacaagtataaacatgactgagtatagatttttttcaatagaaaacagtgagaggatgatacgaaacagcccctaagggtcaaaatagcattggcgcaaggcccaaacatg of Nicotiana tomentosiformis chromosome 7, ASM39032v3, whole genome shotgun sequence contains these proteins:
- the LOC138895271 gene encoding uncharacterized protein → MARDAFEMFPDVQSEPNDEAKSFFKQLDEASCPLYEGLVHFKLSVCNDFLLFCRGDYISVQMLYNYFQEFSQVFVLVANKDKSSIYFGGVSEGTKKAIMEILGFTKGEMSFRYLGVPVSTKRLKGSIAQECPILYPDLLVINICVELTKKALLAWDKVFYFTSVGGLNILDIAVWNRSAINKLLWNICCKKDKLLQVGISEEDLQSVPTFSIKNMYVLIKDDFPKVHWRKLVCNNFGAPEWIFILRLAAHGRLATKDRLMQWGITDNQWQKIARTAISWPEELNLVENYAKGRSASAEIYRMTLAASVYHIWIERNHTVFQDKQKDHKSIVRKIIQEVFHRGLQRRRLTTELGKLNWYPS